The following are encoded together in the Hydrogenobacter sp. genome:
- the dxs gene encoding 1-deoxy-D-xylulose-5-phosphate synthase → MLERYSILKDYSGPIDLKYMSYEELTCLSEEVRDYILEVTAKNGGHVGPGLGVVELTIALLRVFNPPSDVIVWDIGHQAYPWKILTDRKDKFPTLRQYGGISGFLRREESIYDAFGAGHSSTSISAALGFRKAMDILGQEGYVVAVIGDGAMTAGMAYEALNNAGHLRPNRFIVILNDNEMSISPNVGAISTYLSKILSGRFVQETRQRVKHLLEHVSGVSRIAKLTEEFLKGLISPGVIFEELGFNYIGPVNGHDLQALEKTLENIKGIEGPVLFHIYTKKGKGYRPAESDPVTWHGVAPYKRESGEFIKKPSPPTWTSVFGKAVVELAQMYPELVVITPAMKEGSGLVEFSQKFPERFFDVGIAEQHACTFAGGLAAQGLKPIASYYSTFLQRAYDQLIHDIALQNLHVVFAIDRGGLVGDDGPTHHGVFDLSYLRCIPNMVISAPKDEQELRDLLYTALNWHGPFAVRYPRGPAYGAPTQGFRELPVGSWEILTEGEDAVILAVGYTVYQALKAQEELRKEGIRVGVVNARFVKPMDENILSQLCTRYPLLVTVEDNVVMGGFGSGVLEWLSKRGILKKVLMIGVPDRFVDHGNQNLLRNLIGIDAEGIAKRVKEFVRSAKSELHIL, encoded by the coding sequence ATGCTTGAAAGATACAGTATCCTAAAGGACTATTCGGGTCCTATAGATCTCAAATACATGTCTTATGAGGAGCTTACCTGTCTTTCAGAGGAGGTCAGAGACTATATTCTTGAAGTGACTGCAAAAAACGGCGGACATGTAGGTCCAGGTTTGGGAGTTGTAGAGCTTACCATAGCTCTTTTGAGGGTATTCAATCCACCCTCGGATGTTATAGTGTGGGACATCGGACATCAGGCTTACCCTTGGAAGATCCTTACCGATAGAAAGGATAAGTTCCCTACGCTTAGACAATACGGTGGTATATCGGGTTTTTTGAGGAGGGAAGAAAGCATATATGATGCTTTCGGTGCCGGACACAGCTCCACATCCATTTCTGCAGCTTTGGGCTTTAGAAAGGCTATGGATATACTCGGTCAGGAAGGATACGTAGTAGCTGTGATAGGTGACGGGGCGATGACTGCAGGCATGGCGTACGAAGCACTGAACAATGCTGGACATCTAAGACCTAACCGCTTTATAGTTATACTCAATGACAACGAGATGTCTATATCACCTAACGTAGGTGCCATATCCACGTACTTAAGCAAGATCTTGAGCGGTAGGTTCGTTCAAGAGACCAGACAGAGGGTGAAGCATCTGCTTGAGCATGTGAGTGGCGTCTCCAGAATAGCCAAACTTACCGAAGAATTCTTGAAAGGTCTCATATCTCCGGGTGTGATTTTTGAGGAACTTGGCTTTAACTATATAGGACCCGTTAATGGGCATGATCTTCAGGCTCTTGAGAAAACCCTTGAAAACATAAAGGGTATAGAAGGTCCTGTACTGTTTCACATATACACAAAGAAAGGGAAAGGCTACAGACCCGCTGAAAGCGATCCAGTAACTTGGCATGGAGTTGCCCCCTACAAAAGGGAGTCTGGAGAGTTTATAAAAAAGCCCTCACCCCCCACGTGGACATCAGTTTTTGGAAAAGCGGTGGTGGAACTTGCACAGATGTATCCGGAGCTTGTAGTAATAACCCCTGCTATGAAGGAAGGTTCAGGACTCGTGGAGTTTAGCCAGAAGTTTCCAGAAAGGTTCTTTGATGTGGGTATAGCTGAACAGCACGCGTGTACTTTTGCTGGAGGTCTCGCTGCGCAAGGACTCAAACCCATAGCCTCTTACTATTCTACTTTTTTGCAGAGAGCTTACGATCAGCTTATACACGATATAGCCCTTCAAAACCTCCACGTTGTATTTGCCATTGATAGGGGTGGATTGGTGGGTGACGACGGACCCACACATCATGGGGTTTTTGACCTTTCGTATCTTAGGTGCATTCCCAACATGGTAATATCCGCTCCTAAGGATGAACAGGAGCTTAGAGATCTTCTATACACAGCACTCAATTGGCATGGTCCCTTTGCGGTGAGGTATCCGAGAGGTCCTGCGTATGGCGCACCTACTCAAGGCTTCAGAGAATTGCCCGTAGGTAGTTGGGAGATCCTTACGGAAGGTGAGGATGCGGTCATATTGGCTGTGGGTTACACAGTGTATCAAGCCTTAAAGGCTCAAGAAGAACTTAGAAAAGAAGGAATAAGGGTCGGAGTTGTTAACGCGCGATTTGTCAAGCCCATGGATGAAAACATACTTAGCCAACTCTGTACTCGTTATCCTCTCTTGGTGACTGTTGAGGACAATGTGGTAATGGGAGGATTTGGATCTGGAGTCCTTGAATGGCTATCTAAAAGAGGGATCCTCAAAAAGGTTTTGATGATAGGAGTTCCGGACAGATTTGTAGATCACGGAAATCAGAATTTACTCAGGAACCTCATAGGTATAGATGCGGAAGGTATAGCAAAAAGAGTAAAGGAGTTTGTAAGATCTGCAAAATCAGAGCTTCACATCCTTTAG
- a CDS encoding cation-transporting P-type ATPase — protein sequence MHHIPLEHVFLELNTGPQGLSEEEAKKRYELYGPNRFAEGEESKWRILLRQFINSFIIILMIAGFVAFFFGDMIDAVVVYALILINGFVGFYQELKAIASIKALKSMSEPKVRGIRDGEETEIDIKDLVPGDVVILSEGDIVPADVRLVKATGVLVDETLLTGESLPVEKVSEAVLPENTPLHLRYNCLYKGTTVIRGRGVGVVFATGENTELGKIAKRMKEKSPESPLTKALGSFGKKWVAILVMILSSLVLIGILQGRKIQTLMFFAVAQLVSAVPEGLPIVVTIALVVGAMRLSREKVLVKYLPAVETLGSATYICSDKTGTITEGRLSVYRYHAYDKKRLLLASALCNDATVNKGDPLEVALLEWLERERVNWAVLREAYRRVWEHPFDAKLRLMAVVVSDGNSLELYVKGAFESLEKLCKELHESAKEVHDNLAEEGLRVIAFGYARLEEVPGDIEEVKVELVGFVGFLDPPKEGVREAVEQARYAGIKVIMITGDNLLTAKAVARMVGIYQEGDIAIEGKDIEKYSDQELYQLLKRVSVVARATPEDKYRIVKVLQSKGEVVAVTGDGANDAPALRVADLGIAMGSGSQSAKEASKMIILDNNLAIIVNAIRRGRLIAKNISKVIRYLLSTNAFEIIYNSLAIISELPLPLYATQILWINLVTDGVQDKAYPFTKYEGNPMKEKPKHPAQVFIGREQFIKVAYNGLVMGFSHYLIFTYLLKLYTYEVALTISFTSAVLSQLSVGIQEIGERPFLKNPIEYIKLNPYIYLGISIGMLLHLLAIGFIPYYFHAVRLSMEHIPYVFIIPTLTFFAIELRKCLFR from the coding sequence ATGCACCACATACCCCTTGAGCATGTTTTTCTTGAACTAAACACTGGTCCACAAGGTCTGAGTGAAGAGGAAGCAAAAAAGAGATACGAACTTTATGGACCCAACAGGTTTGCTGAAGGTGAAGAAAGCAAATGGAGAATACTCCTGAGACAATTCATCAATTCCTTCATAATCATCTTGATGATCGCTGGATTTGTGGCATTCTTCTTTGGGGACATGATAGATGCAGTAGTGGTCTATGCGCTTATACTTATCAACGGTTTTGTAGGTTTTTATCAAGAGCTTAAAGCTATAGCATCAATAAAGGCTCTAAAATCTATGAGTGAGCCAAAGGTTAGAGGGATAAGAGATGGTGAAGAAACGGAAATAGACATAAAAGACCTTGTTCCAGGTGATGTGGTTATACTCTCGGAAGGTGATATAGTACCTGCGGATGTGAGACTTGTAAAAGCTACTGGTGTTCTTGTTGACGAGACTCTTTTAACTGGTGAATCTTTACCAGTGGAAAAGGTTTCCGAGGCGGTACTTCCAGAAAATACACCGTTGCACCTAAGGTACAACTGTCTATACAAAGGAACTACTGTAATAAGAGGGAGGGGTGTTGGTGTAGTTTTTGCCACCGGTGAAAATACGGAGCTTGGTAAGATCGCCAAGAGAATGAAGGAAAAATCCCCGGAAAGTCCGCTCACGAAGGCTCTGGGAAGTTTTGGGAAAAAGTGGGTAGCCATACTTGTAATGATCCTCTCTTCACTTGTTTTAATCGGTATACTTCAGGGAAGAAAAATTCAAACCCTCATGTTCTTTGCTGTAGCTCAATTAGTTTCTGCGGTGCCGGAAGGACTTCCTATAGTGGTCACCATAGCCCTTGTAGTGGGAGCCATGAGGCTTTCAAGGGAAAAGGTGCTTGTCAAATACCTGCCTGCTGTAGAGACCTTGGGCAGTGCCACCTATATATGTTCTGACAAAACAGGCACCATTACAGAGGGTAGGCTAAGCGTGTATAGATACCACGCCTATGATAAAAAGAGGCTTCTTTTGGCTTCCGCTCTTTGCAACGATGCCACTGTCAATAAGGGAGACCCTCTTGAGGTGGCTCTTCTTGAATGGCTTGAAAGGGAGAGGGTAAATTGGGCTGTGTTGAGGGAAGCCTACAGGAGGGTTTGGGAGCATCCTTTTGATGCAAAGCTAAGGCTTATGGCTGTGGTGGTCTCGGATGGCAATAGTTTGGAGCTTTATGTAAAAGGTGCCTTTGAAAGCCTTGAAAAACTATGCAAGGAGCTTCATGAATCGGCTAAAGAGGTTCATGACAATTTAGCTGAGGAGGGTCTCCGTGTCATTGCCTTTGGGTATGCAAGGCTTGAAGAGGTACCAGGAGATATAGAGGAGGTGAAGGTTGAGCTTGTAGGCTTTGTAGGTTTTTTAGACCCTCCGAAGGAAGGAGTGAGGGAAGCGGTAGAGCAGGCGAGGTATGCAGGCATAAAGGTTATCATGATAACGGGCGACAACCTCCTTACCGCAAAGGCTGTGGCGAGGATGGTGGGTATATACCAAGAAGGGGATATAGCCATTGAGGGGAAAGACATAGAAAAGTACTCGGATCAAGAGCTTTATCAACTTCTAAAGCGCGTTTCTGTAGTGGCAAGGGCAACTCCGGAGGACAAATATAGAATTGTAAAGGTTTTACAATCAAAGGGCGAGGTGGTAGCTGTTACGGGTGATGGAGCCAACGATGCTCCAGCCTTAAGAGTGGCAGACCTTGGCATCGCAATGGGCTCAGGCTCTCAGTCTGCAAAAGAAGCCAGCAAGATGATTATATTGGATAACAACTTAGCCATAATAGTGAATGCCATTAGAAGAGGCAGGCTAATAGCAAAAAACATATCAAAGGTCATAAGGTATCTCTTATCCACCAATGCCTTTGAGATAATATACAACTCCTTAGCGATAATATCTGAACTGCCTTTACCCCTCTATGCTACTCAGATACTCTGGATAAACTTGGTGACCGACGGCGTTCAGGACAAAGCCTACCCCTTTACCAAATACGAAGGAAACCCCATGAAGGAAAAACCAAAGCATCCAGCACAGGTCTTTATCGGAAGAGAGCAGTTTATAAAGGTAGCTTACAACGGTCTTGTTATGGGCTTTTCTCATTACCTTATTTTTACATATCTTCTTAAGCTATATACCTATGAGGTAGCTCTCACAATTAGTTTCACCTCTGCGGTACTAAGCCAGTTGTCTGTAGGCATTCAAGAAATAGGAGAAAGACCCTTTCTTAAAAACCCCATTGAGTATATAAAACTAAACCCATACATATACTTAGGCATAAGCATAGGCATGTTGCTTCACCTTTTGGCTATTGGCTTTATACCCTATTACTTCCACGCTGTAAGGTTATCCATGGAGCATATACCTTATGTGTTTATAATTCCAACCCTCACCTTTTTTGCAATAGAGCTGAGAAAATGTCTATTTAGGTGA
- the rgy gene encoding reverse gyrase, which produces MIKSLLLNLCPNCGGVISADRLLKGFPCERCMPDENMPVCEALIQGELKRLCSIEDRIKEWENFFERHIKSRPWSLQSSWAKRVFLGSSFALLAPTGVGKTSFGISLAFYLAKKGEKSYIILPTKLLVKQVSARLKSMGAKEEDLLTFGDENEKKKEEGKERLKKGDFLILVSTSMFLYKNYQLIPTGIPFIFVDDVDSFLKTAKNIDKVLYLLGFTQEDIEKAMSLIRLKEKFKKTQEDWDRINKLSREVRELSEKVKGVLVVSSATSNPKSSRIKLFKELLGFEVGTPTFYLRNIVDAYAKPEEMSLSGWIKKLGKGGLVFVSSDKGREEVERIIEDLGKQGIKAISYEDTNERNLSDYERGKIDVIVGIASYRNPLARGFDMPHVVRYAIFYGVPKMIISLQFEKSLSHLLWALSSVRSHVARHLSQHVKKVDNWIAQLKRYQYISDEYIQDKRDLKVKIEKLREEISKFLISEDVLHILEASEDIALRFKDGDYQMVISDATGYLQASGRTSRMFAGGITKGLCLLIVDDKRAFNHLKKKVRWFSEDIDFVPVSSLDLDSVLSQIDKDRKKVKEYLMAEKPPELPDLLKPVLIIVESPNKAKTIAGFFGKVVRRRIGQHEVLETSLEDRYLMITSSYGHVLDLNKEAGFHGVYVNSEIVPVYESIEGKEEIIKSIRRMSLEAMQVLVATDPDTEGEKIGWDIMELLKPYVKDIRRMEFHEVTKKAIIKAIKEPRDFNINLVKAQIVRRVADRWIGFEFSQVLQQAFGKNWLSAGRVQTPVLGWIIDREKEYRKRIYKVYVRIEKDGKTFKTEFSFERKKDAEDFYNSLSEVEFQVINFKEEYKNPPPPYTTDSLLKDASDRYKFSLPKTMELAQTLFELGYITYHRTDSTRVSDHGINIAKEYIKEELGEDYFHPRSWAEGGAHECIRPTKPLDTEELKSLVLSGQAEGIGKEHLMLYDLIFKRFMASQTRAVKVKILEVLLKAQHFEHMHTLTTEILEDGWNKFLYLEVHPHLEGLIDVKNKKELKELPKAFLYTHGELVGEMKRKGIGRPSTYAAIVEKLLERGYIIERKGFLIPTKLGKEAYEYLSQKEVIKDFLSEDFTRELEDLMDLVEQGSADYENILKNLYRSIMFLEPALEVER; this is translated from the coding sequence ATGATAAAAAGTCTTTTGCTAAACCTGTGTCCTAACTGTGGAGGAGTAATAAGCGCGGATAGACTTCTTAAGGGCTTCCCGTGTGAGAGATGTATGCCAGATGAGAACATGCCGGTATGTGAGGCGCTAATCCAGGGTGAGTTAAAAAGGCTTTGCAGTATTGAGGATCGTATAAAAGAGTGGGAGAATTTTTTTGAGAGGCATATAAAGTCAAGACCGTGGAGTTTGCAATCTTCTTGGGCAAAGAGAGTATTCTTAGGAAGCTCCTTTGCGCTACTTGCCCCTACCGGCGTTGGAAAGACATCCTTTGGCATATCCTTAGCTTTCTACCTTGCCAAAAAAGGGGAGAAGTCTTACATAATACTTCCTACAAAGTTGCTCGTAAAGCAGGTGAGCGCACGACTGAAAAGTATGGGTGCGAAAGAAGAAGATCTTCTCACCTTTGGTGATGAGAATGAAAAGAAGAAGGAGGAAGGTAAAGAGAGGCTAAAGAAAGGGGACTTTCTCATACTCGTTTCTACATCTATGTTTCTCTACAAAAATTATCAACTGATACCAACAGGCATTCCATTCATATTTGTTGATGATGTAGATTCCTTTTTAAAGACAGCCAAAAACATAGATAAAGTTCTTTACCTGCTCGGATTTACGCAAGAGGATATAGAAAAAGCTATGAGCCTCATAAGGCTCAAGGAGAAGTTTAAGAAGACTCAAGAGGATTGGGATAGGATAAATAAGCTTTCCCGTGAGGTAAGGGAACTTTCGGAAAAGGTCAAGGGTGTTTTAGTGGTTTCTTCTGCCACCTCAAATCCTAAATCCAGCAGGATAAAACTTTTTAAAGAACTTCTCGGTTTTGAAGTAGGAACTCCCACCTTTTACTTGAGAAATATAGTAGATGCTTACGCTAAACCCGAAGAAATGTCTCTATCAGGATGGATCAAAAAGCTTGGCAAAGGAGGCTTGGTGTTTGTCTCTTCAGACAAAGGCAGGGAGGAAGTGGAAAGGATCATAGAAGATCTCGGGAAGCAGGGTATAAAAGCTATATCTTATGAAGATACGAATGAGAGAAATCTATCTGACTATGAGCGGGGAAAGATAGATGTGATCGTAGGTATAGCCTCTTACAGGAATCCGTTAGCGAGAGGTTTCGATATGCCTCATGTGGTAAGATACGCTATCTTTTATGGAGTTCCCAAGATGATCATATCTCTGCAGTTTGAAAAAAGTCTATCCCATTTGCTTTGGGCTTTATCCTCGGTGAGATCTCATGTAGCAAGGCATCTTAGCCAGCACGTAAAGAAGGTTGATAACTGGATAGCTCAGCTGAAGAGATACCAATACATAAGCGATGAATACATACAAGACAAAAGGGATCTCAAAGTGAAGATAGAAAAACTGAGGGAGGAAATAAGTAAATTTCTTATAAGCGAAGATGTCCTCCATATACTTGAGGCCTCCGAGGATATAGCCTTGCGATTCAAAGATGGAGATTACCAGATGGTGATTTCAGATGCTACAGGATACCTTCAGGCGAGCGGGAGGACATCCAGAATGTTTGCAGGAGGCATAACTAAAGGGCTTTGTCTCCTTATTGTTGATGATAAGAGAGCTTTTAACCATCTTAAGAAAAAAGTCAGGTGGTTTAGTGAAGACATAGATTTTGTTCCAGTATCTTCTTTGGATCTTGATAGTGTCCTTTCACAAATAGATAAGGATAGAAAAAAGGTTAAGGAATACTTGATGGCTGAAAAACCTCCTGAACTTCCGGACCTTTTAAAGCCCGTACTGATAATAGTTGAGTCACCAAACAAGGCAAAGACCATAGCCGGCTTTTTTGGAAAGGTTGTGAGAAGAAGGATAGGACAGCACGAGGTGCTTGAAACCTCCCTTGAAGACAGATACCTAATGATCACCTCTTCTTATGGGCATGTGCTTGACTTAAACAAGGAAGCCGGGTTTCACGGTGTTTATGTAAATTCCGAGATAGTACCCGTGTATGAAAGCATAGAGGGAAAGGAGGAGATCATAAAGAGTATAAGGAGGATGTCTCTTGAAGCCATGCAGGTGCTTGTGGCAACAGACCCAGACACAGAAGGGGAAAAGATAGGTTGGGACATTATGGAACTTCTCAAACCATACGTTAAAGACATAAGGAGAATGGAATTTCACGAAGTTACAAAAAAGGCTATCATTAAAGCCATAAAGGAACCGAGAGACTTCAATATAAATTTAGTAAAAGCACAGATAGTGCGCAGGGTAGCTGACAGATGGATAGGTTTTGAGTTTTCCCAGGTTCTGCAACAAGCTTTTGGTAAAAATTGGCTATCGGCGGGAAGGGTTCAAACTCCAGTGCTTGGTTGGATTATAGATAGGGAAAAGGAATACAGAAAGAGGATCTACAAGGTTTACGTGAGAATAGAAAAAGATGGTAAGACCTTTAAAACTGAGTTTAGCTTTGAAAGAAAAAAGGATGCTGAAGATTTCTATAACAGCTTAAGCGAGGTTGAGTTCCAGGTTATTAACTTCAAAGAGGAGTATAAAAATCCGCCACCTCCATACACCACAGACAGTCTTTTAAAGGATGCCAGTGACAGATATAAGTTTTCATTACCAAAAACTATGGAGCTTGCCCAGACACTTTTTGAGCTTGGATACATAACCTATCACAGGACGGACTCTACGAGAGTTTCCGACCACGGAATTAATATAGCCAAAGAGTATATAAAGGAGGAGTTGGGAGAAGATTACTTTCATCCAAGAAGCTGGGCAGAAGGTGGTGCGCACGAATGTATAAGACCTACAAAACCCCTGGATACGGAAGAGTTAAAATCCTTAGTACTAAGCGGGCAGGCAGAAGGTATAGGAAAAGAACATCTGATGCTTTATGATCTCATCTTCAAAAGGTTTATGGCAAGCCAGACGAGAGCTGTTAAAGTAAAGATCCTTGAAGTACTTTTAAAAGCTCAACACTTTGAACACATGCATACGCTCACAACGGAAATCCTTGAGGACGGTTGGAACAAATTCCTCTATTTGGAGGTGCATCCTCACTTAGAGGGATTAATAGATGTCAAAAACAAGAAGGAGCTAAAAGAACTTCCCAAAGCTTTCCTTTACACACACGGAGAGCTTGTTGGAGAAATGAAGAGAAAAGGTATAGGAAGACCCTCCACTTACGCAGCTATAGTAGAAAAGCTCCTTGAGAGAGGCTATATAATAGAAAGAAAAGGCTTTCTCATACCTACAAAGCTAGGTAAAGAAGCTTACGAATATCTCAGCCAGAAGGAAGTTATAAAGGACTTTCTATCTGAGGATTTCACTAGAGAGCTTGAAGATCTAATGGATTTAGTAGAGCAAGGAAGTGCGGATTATGAGAATATACTAAAGAATTTATACAGAAGTATAATGTTTTTAGAACCTGCTTTGGAGGTGGAAAGATGA
- a CDS encoding GDP-mannose 4,6-dehydratase: MQRILVTGCAGFIGWKVSEKLLDRDIQVVGVDNLNDYYDVKLKEYRLSLLKKYKNFTFYQLDIEDISSLREVFLRYKFDAVINEAARAGVRYSIENPFIYMSTNAMGTLNLLELCKNFGVKKFLLASTSSLYAGQPMPFREDLPVNAPISPYAASKKSAEVIAYTYHYLYGIDVSVVRYFTVYGPAGRPDMSVFRFIKWILEGSPIEVFGDGTQSRDFTYVDDIAEGTFLALNPEGYEIFNLGNNRPHELSYVIELVERYTGKKALIEYKEFHKADMRATWANIEKAEKVLGWRPKVSLEEGIKRTVEWTLANWDWLKDVKL, encoded by the coding sequence ATGCAAAGAATTTTGGTTACTGGTTGTGCAGGCTTTATAGGTTGGAAAGTGTCTGAGAAGCTCCTTGATAGAGATATCCAAGTAGTTGGTGTAGACAATCTAAACGATTATTACGATGTGAAACTAAAAGAGTATAGGTTGAGCTTGCTCAAAAAATACAAGAATTTTACCTTTTACCAACTTGATATAGAAGACATTTCTTCATTAAGGGAGGTATTTTTGAGGTATAAATTTGATGCGGTGATAAATGAGGCTGCAAGGGCTGGGGTAAGGTACTCTATAGAGAATCCCTTTATTTATATGAGTACTAACGCGATGGGAACTCTCAATCTTCTTGAGCTTTGTAAAAATTTTGGTGTAAAGAAGTTCTTGCTCGCTTCCACCTCTTCCCTCTATGCGGGACAGCCTATGCCTTTCAGAGAGGATCTTCCAGTAAATGCACCCATATCTCCCTATGCAGCATCCAAAAAGTCCGCAGAGGTTATAGCATACACGTACCACTACCTTTATGGTATTGATGTGTCTGTAGTTCGTTACTTTACCGTTTATGGACCTGCGGGAAGACCAGATATGAGCGTGTTTAGATTCATAAAGTGGATACTTGAGGGAAGTCCCATAGAGGTTTTTGGTGATGGAACACAAAGCAGGGATTTCACTTACGTGGATGACATAGCCGAAGGCACATTTCTGGCTCTCAATCCGGAGGGATACGAGATATTCAATCTGGGAAACAATAGACCTCACGAGCTTTCCTACGTTATTGAGCTTGTGGAAAGATACACGGGTAAGAAGGCTCTGATCGAGTATAAAGAGTTTCATAAAGCTGATATGAGAGCAACTTGGGCAAACATCGAAAAGGCGGAAAAAGTTCTCGGTTGGAGACCCAAGGTGAGCCTTGAAGAAGGTATAAAAAGGACGGTGGAGTGGACACTTGCTAACTGGGATTGGCTAAAGGATGTGAAGCTCTGA